In Vagococcus hydrophili, one DNA window encodes the following:
- a CDS encoding TetR/AcrR family transcriptional regulator, which translates to MTTHKKLNKEHVVETAAKLFFEKGFVYTSMDEIVRVSNVSKSNVYYHFSNKDELLVAVIDFWIDTYQKNLEVALSQISLSVEERTLLFLDSLSSGVEKRDYQGGCPFITLAIQAPNDATIIKEKIAQFFSSLTFVCERLIQEGIEKKEFNPNINQTEIAQLFITNLEGALFLAEMKKDNRIITTTAKQLFKLLK; encoded by the coding sequence ATGACAACTCATAAAAAACTTAATAAAGAGCATGTTGTTGAAACGGCTGCTAAACTATTTTTTGAAAAAGGCTTTGTTTATACCAGTATGGATGAAATTGTCCGTGTCAGCAATGTCTCAAAATCAAATGTTTACTATCATTTTTCTAACAAGGATGAACTCTTAGTTGCTGTGATCGATTTTTGGATTGATACGTATCAAAAGAACCTTGAAGTGGCACTTTCTCAGATTTCTCTATCTGTGGAAGAAAGAACCTTACTTTTTTTAGATAGTCTTTCTAGTGGCGTAGAAAAACGTGACTACCAAGGAGGATGTCCTTTTATCACTTTAGCCATTCAAGCACCGAACGATGCAACGATTATCAAAGAAAAAATTGCCCAATTTTTTTCTAGTTTAACCTTTGTTTGCGAGCGCCTTATTCAGGAAGGAATCGAAAAAAAAGAATTTAACCCCAATATCAATCAGACAGAGATCGCTCAGCTATTTATTACCAATTTAGAAGGGGCTTTGTTTCTCGCAGAAATGAAAAAAGATAACCGTATTATCACAACAACAGCTAAACAACTATTTAAATTACTCAAATAA
- a CDS encoding DUF4767 domain-containing protein yields MKKRMVKIVSIGVLSLLLVSCGKNKSFDQSMQKTKEAIIEEKFEQAEAFVEMALESKPKDPTAKNYQSQIKFYNEAMVFKKKKEINNTMVKLDNVIEIKDGSEKMVEYAKKEKAEVSSQKEDPKKEEVKETKDKALWNDTKRNSLRDFMANFSVTMDQSYKEYSQTNDVDLYGVGLPSAVLSGNWTMAINNQPVSIVWSETGEGTATHQLVAVYSDADTQPYLKKHVYFFMIENEIPKVYVTQQNQGNEENYLHFNLTENAELKNGFSSIVNGK; encoded by the coding sequence ATGAAAAAAAGAATGGTGAAAATCGTGTCTATAGGTGTCTTAAGTTTATTGTTAGTCTCATGTGGTAAAAATAAAAGTTTTGATCAGTCCATGCAAAAAACAAAAGAAGCTATTATTGAGGAGAAATTTGAGCAAGCAGAAGCATTCGTGGAGATGGCCTTAGAGAGTAAACCAAAAGACCCAACTGCTAAAAATTATCAAAGCCAAATTAAATTTTACAATGAAGCCATGGTTTTCAAAAAGAAAAAGGAAATCAACAATACAATGGTTAAACTAGATAACGTGATTGAAATCAAAGATGGTTCAGAAAAAATGGTGGAGTACGCTAAAAAAGAAAAAGCAGAAGTGTCTTCTCAAAAAGAAGACCCAAAAAAAGAGGAAGTCAAAGAAACAAAAGATAAAGCATTATGGAATGACACTAAGAGAAATAGTTTGCGTGATTTCATGGCTAACTTTAGTGTGACCATGGATCAAAGTTATAAAGAATATAGCCAAACAAATGATGTTGATTTATATGGTGTTGGTTTACCAAGTGCTGTTCTTAGTGGTAATTGGACCATGGCGATTAATAATCAGCCGGTTTCGATTGTGTGGTCTGAAACTGGAGAGGGAACAGCAACTCATCAATTAGTAGCCGTTTATTCAGATGCAGACACACAACCTTACTTAAAAAAACATGTTTATTTCTTTATGATAGAAAATGAGATACCTAAAGTTTATGTGACCCAACAAAATCAAGGAAACGAAGAAAACTATCTTCATTTTAATCTTACTGAAAATGCGGAATTAAAAAATGGGTTTAGCAGTATTGTTAATGGAAAATAG